The following proteins are co-located in the Saccharomycodes ludwigii strain NBRC 1722 chromosome V, whole genome shotgun sequence genome:
- a CDS encoding uncharacterized protein (similar to Saccharomyces cerevisiae YDR125C | ECM18 | ExtraCellular Mutant (paralog of YLR099C | ICT1)), protein MNNDIPPLINKSWSTFVNCWLKKKPLQKKINFPQLQKTMIIDKYVLPKLSSNNISVTNELVGNEINQWHIHNPNITTEDNVSSTTPLVMLHGYLTSSMCYYKNIPELSKRFRDIYLLDLPGHGGTPLLPHISDIRLNYERPLPLKYHFIPTKDSNGKKLEFEIDFPMEYPKYRHLVDTICNTVYADTIEQWKFDSKIKGKINLVAHSFGGYVSFKYWFKYPKSVNKIVLASPLGMERNIFSINNLLHGKTKYPLNYRDPSSKYYLNPNVKVPRWLFNNQYKIFEYLGPLGAKILWAFINKRYSRQEVEFRNYLFDQMYYMDCKKQELNLSVLKELFTPFLTAIDPILDYKIPHHKLLVLFGDHDWMNRSESGRFVENSCIIPRAGHNLFLDNPEKFNEKVIEFLNN, encoded by the coding sequence atgaATAATGATATTCCACCACTTATAAACAAATCATGGTCTACATTTGTCAACTGTTggttaaagaaaaaaccccttcaaaaaaaaatcaatttccCCCAACTACAGAAAACAATGATTATCGATAAATATGTATTACCTAAGCTATcttcaaataatatcagTGTAACAAATGAATTGGTTGGAAATGAAATTAATCAATGGCATATACATAACCCTAACATCACTACTGAAGATAATGTTTCTTCAACCACACCTCTGGTCATGCTACATGGCTATTTGACTAGTAGCATGtgttattacaaaaatatacctGAATTGAGTAAAAGATTTAgagatatttatttactggATTTACCGGGTCATGGGGGGACTCCATTATTACCACATATATCCGATATTCGCTTAAATTATGAAAGACCGCTGCCGCTAAAATACCATTTTATACCAACCAAGGATTCTAATGGTAAAAAACTTGAGTTTGAAATAGATTTCCCAATGGAATACCCCAAATACAGGCATTTGGTAGATACTATTTGTAACACTGTATATGCGGATACTATTGAACAATGGAAATTCGACTCCAAGATAAAGggtaaaattaatttagtGGCCCATTCCTTTGGTGGTTATGTGTCTTTCAAATACTGGTTTAAATATCCTAAAAgtgtaaataaaattgtgtTAGCTTCCCCACTAGGAATGGAGCGTAACATATTTAGTATCAACAATTTATTGCACGGGAAGACCAAATATCCATTAAATTATCGAGACCCGTCATCTaagtattatttaaatcctAATGTCAAAGTTCCCAGGTGGTTGTTCAATAACCAGTATAAAATTTTCGAATATTTGGGACCCTTGGGAGCTAAAATTTTATGGGCCTTCATAAACAAGAGATATTCAAGGCAGGAAGTAGAATTTAGAAATTATCTTTTTGATCAAATGTATTACATGGATTGCAAGAAACAGGAATTAAATCTAAGCGTCCTCAAAGAGCTTTTTACGCCATTTTTAACTGCTATTGATCCGATATTAGATTATAAAATTCCCCATCATAAATTACTGGTTTTATTCGGTGACCATGACTGGATGAACAGAAGTGAGAGTGGAAGGTTTGTAGAAAACTCGTGTATAATACCAAGAGCTGGCCACAATTTGTTTCTGGACAATCCGGAAAAGTTCAATGAAAAAGTAatagaatttttaaataattag
- a CDS encoding uncharacterized protein (similar to Saccharomyces cerevisiae YCL040W | GLK1 | GLucoKinase (paralog of YDR516C | EMI2)) → MSFESLHRIKQEELQKKTEEIVKELTIESDEICKLTSYFIESMESGLDHQTSTSSKGLPMIPTFVLDKPNGTEKGVLMACDLGGTNFRVCSVTLNGDHTFELKQLKTKIPLEYLEDDTVTSEELFGFLARRIKVFMNKYHPDGAKEIFKMGFTFSYPVDQTSLSAGTLIRWTKGFKINDAVGKDVVQLLQDQLNKLELANVKIVALCNDTVGTFLSHCYRSVNSDSLTVGEISEPVIGCIFGTGTNGCYMEEIANIKKLPAELRDDLINKQGKRYMCINTEWGSFDNELKVLPTTKYDIILDQKISPNPGFHLFEKRISGMFLGEILRIILVDLHQQELLFQQFKVLPHRLSTPFELSTEVLSHIEIDDSTDLRETELNLLQSLRLPTNLQERVCIQKIVRAISRRSAYLAAVPLAAILIKTKCLNRRYHGEVEIGCDGSVVEFYPGYRSMLRHALSLSPIGPDGERKVHIFIAKDGSGVGAALCALVA, encoded by the coding sequence aTGTCATTTGAAAGCTTACATAGGATTAAACAAGaagaattacaaaaaaaaaccgaAGAGATAGTTAAAGAATTAACTATAGAAAGTGACGAAATATGTAAATTAACCTCATATTTCATCGAATCTATGGAGTCCGGTTTAGACCACCAAACTAGTACCAGTTCCAAGGGTCTACCCATGATTCCAACATTCGTTTTAGATAAACCCAATGGTACCGAAAAAGGTGTTCTAATGGCCTGCGACTTAGGTGGCACCAACTTTAGAGTGTGTTCTGTAACTTTAAACGGGGATCATACTtttgaattaaaacaattaaagaCCAAAATTCCCCTTGAGTATTTAGAAGATGACACTGTTACGAGCGAAGAATTATTTGGGTTTTTAGCCAGGAGAATTAAGGTCTTCATGAATAAATATCATCCTGATGGTGCAAaggaaatttttaaaatgggGTTTACTTTTAGTTATCCCGTTGATCAAACTTCTTTAAGTGCAGGTACTTTAATCAGATGGACTAAAGgctttaaaataaatgatgCTGTTGGTAAAGATGTTGTTCAGTTATTACAGgatcaattaaataaactAGAATTGGCCAATGTAAAAATTGTTGCTCTTTGTAACGACACAGTAGGGACGTTTTTAAGCCATTGTTATCGTTCTGTCAATAGTGATAGTTTAACCGTTGGTGAAATCAGTGAGCCTGTTATTGGCTGTATTTTTGGCACCGGGACCAACGGTTGCTATATGGAGGAGATtgctaatattaaaaagttacCTGCTGAGTTAAGGGATGACTTGATTAATAAGCAAGGTAAACGTTATATGTGTATTAACACTGAATGGGGGTCTTTTGACAACGAATTGAAGGTATTGCCCACTACCAAATATGATATTATCTTGgatcaaaaaattagtcCCAATCCCGGTTTCCATTTGTTTGAGAAAAGAATCAGTGGGATGTTTTTAGGTGAAATATTAAGAATTATTCTTGTTGATTTGCATCAACAGGAACTACTTTTCCAGCAGTTCAAAGTTTTACCACATAGATTGTCTACCCCATTTGAATTATCAACTGAAGTCTTGAGTCACATTGAAATCGATGATTCCACGGATTTAAGAGAAACAGAATTGAATTTATTACAAAGCTTAAGACTACCAACTAATTTGCAAGAAAGAGTGTGTATACAGAAGATTGTTAGGGCCATTTCTAGGAGATCTGCCTACTTGGCTGCTGTTCCCCTTGCTGCTATATTGATCAAAACTAAATGTTTGAATAGGAGATATCATGGCGAGGTGGAAATTGGCTGCGACGGTAGTGTTGTTGAATTTTACCCAGGGTATAGATCAATGCTAAGACACGCCTTAAGTCTAAGTCCCATTGGTCCAGATGGTGAACGTAAAgttcatatttttattgcaAAAGATGGTTCCGGTGTAGGTGCAGCTTTATGTGCTCTAGTTGCCTAA
- the ATG22 gene encoding Atg22p (similar to Saccharomyces cerevisiae YCL038C | ATG22 | AuTophaGy related) has product MSNYQSLPNNYKDSTLGGNQVPRNGLNSSPLSNYSVNKNLIDSNTTNDKATNGKDKFGNHFASSSSSGYLNNNNNNNNNNNNNNNNNNNNMANLFSTQTDASSPLLSSLSTLPNIQSSNINNNDNSENRRGMNFTITRPTWSFLSRFKRIYEEIHDDLQLVTNPITNRNFLGWYFYLFSSEPFIVSVVSTYVPILLESFARRNGVLLNDHSKHCNTSSTDKKCVLGLFNNSIYIDTSSFALYTFSSSVLFQTVLVISISGLVDVFDKTVVFKTKMLLVFGILGAISTIFVSFLDNTQFYMLAFLSILTNCCYGVVNVVGNSLLPIIVSEHFKNLPGTITSDSLDQKFTRDQLTTIVSGRGSSIGYLSALVVQIICMIVIGSKQRKDILNEKSTETIQYAILIVGVWWLLFQIPMKYLLQDYRAEESNRGKKLTFRVLCQHLEFSWESLFEAFKHASLLKDVVIFLIGWFIISDSITTINSTATLFAKTNLNMDMMSIVIVSILTLVFAIVGAFSIPQFISAYLQRPPNTAMVYIIIWASFIPLYGILGFYFNKFGLQSEREMYLLAVWYGVSLGALNATSRSIFSLMIPPGKESTFFSLFSITDKGSSIVGPTLVGLITDKTHNIRYSFYLLFFLLIIAIPIFQLLDVHRGRREAMELTQEIEH; this is encoded by the coding sequence ATGTCAAATTATCAATCATTGCCTAATAATTATAAGGATTCTACTTTAGGAGGCAACCAGGTCCCAAGGAATGGGTTGAATTCATCACCCTTAAGTAATTATAGTGTCAATAAAAATCTTATAGATTCAAATACCACCAATGATAAAGCTACTAATGGAAAAGATAAATTTGGTAATCATTTTGcctcttcatcatcttccgggtatttgaataataataataacaataataataataacaacaacaacaacaacaacaacaacaacaatatggCTAATTTATTTAGTACACAAACAGATGCCTCATCTCCTTtgttatcatcattatcaacCTTACCCAATATACAATCctctaatattaataataacgacaACAGTGAAAACAGAAGAGGAATGAATTTTACAATTACCAGACCAACTTGGTCATTTTTGTCCAGGTTTAAACGTATTTACGAAGAAATACATGATGATTTACAATTGGTTACAAACCCTATAACGAATAGAAATTTTTTAGGttggtatttttatctattttcTAGCGAACCCTTTATCGTATCTGTCGTTTCCACCTATGTACCGATTTTATTGGAATCATTTGCCAGAAGAAATGGTGTTTTATTAAACGATCACTCGAAACATTGCAACACTTCATCTACGGATAAGAAATGTGTCTTGGgtttgtttaataattctataTATATCGATACATCAAGTTTTGCGTTATACACTTTTTCATCAAGTGTGTTATTCCAGACCGTTCTAGTAATATCTATTTCGGGGCTAGTTGATGTTTTCGATAAAACCGTGGTTTTCAAAACTAAAATGCTATTAGTATTTGGAATACTAGGTGCAATTTCCACTATTTTCGTAAGTTTCTTGGACAATACACAGTTTTATATGTTAGCTTTTCTAAGTATTCTAACAAACTGTTGTTACGGGGTAGTTAATGTTGTTGGAAATTCCTTGTTAcctattattgttagtgagcatttcaaaaatttaccAGGTACAATAACAAGCGATTCCTTAGACCAAAAGTTTACCAGGGACCAATTGACAACAATTGTTAGTGGTAGAGGATCTAGTATTGGATATTTGAGTGCTTTGGTTGTCCAAATAATATGTATGATTGTCATTGGCTCGAAGCAGAGAAAGGAcattttaaatgaaaaatccACAGAGACTATACAATATGCCATTCTAATTGTTGGTGTGTGGTGGTTACTCTTCCAGATTCCAATGAAATATTTGCTACAGGATTACCGTGCTGAGGAATCTAATAGaggtaaaaaattaacttttAGAGTTTTGTGTCAACATCTAGAGTTTAGTTGGGAATCGTTATTTGAAGCCTTTAAACATGCCAGTCTCCTAAAGgatgttgttatttttcttattggatggtttattatttctgatTCAATAACCACAATTAATTCCACTGCCACATTATTTGCTAAAACAAACTTGAACATGGATATGATgagtattgttattgtaaGTATTTTGACTTTAGTTTTTGCCATTGTGGGTGCGTTTTCCATACCCCAGTTTATCAGCGCATATTTACAGAGACCTCCAAACACTGCTAtggtttatattattatatggGCCTCCTTTATCCCATTATATGGTATTTTGGGATTttactttaataaatttggtCTTCAATCTGAAAGAGAAATGTATCTATTAGCTGTTTGGTATGGTGTTTCTCTAGGTGCATTAAATGCCACATCAAGATCCATTTTCAGTTTGATGATACCTCCTGGGAAGGAATCTACATTTTTTAGTCTATTCAGTATAACAGATAAAGGATCTAGTATTGTGGGGCCCACCTTGGTTGGATTAATTACTGACAAAACCCATAATATCAGATActcattttatttattattttttttgttaattataGCTATCCCTATCTTTCAATTACTAGACGTTCATagaggaagaagagaaGCTATGGAATTAACACAAGAAATTGAGCATTAG